From the genome of Lotus japonicus ecotype B-129 chromosome 6, LjGifu_v1.2, one region includes:
- the LOC130723954 gene encoding ubiquitin-like protein 5: MIEVVLNDRLGKKVRVKCNDDDTIGDLKKLVAAQTGTRADKIRIQKWYNIYKDHITLRDYEIHDGMGLELYYN; the protein is encoded by the coding sequence ATGATCGAGGTGGTGCTGAACGATCGATTGGGGAAGAAGGTGCGTGTGAAGTGCAACGACGATGACACCATCGGCGACTTGAAGAAGCTGGTGGCGGCACAGACTGGAACAAGGGCTGACAAGATCCGAATCCAGAAGTGGTACAACATCTACAAGGATCACATCACTCTCAGGGATTACGAGATCCACGATGGCATGGGTCTCGAACTCTACTACAACTAA
- the LOC130723953 gene encoding BTB/POZ domain-containing protein At5g03250-like isoform X2 — translation MLPLKLVKFLFSSTRSGLLKKLIAECSDGSSCVLQLHDIPGGSITFELIAKFCYGIKIEVTALNVVPLRCSAEYLQMTESYSEGNLIRLTESFLNEVFSNWPDSIKVLETCEKVLPFAEDLRIVSRCIDSVAMKACSDPELLNWPVTRRNSNENNSAESVLWNGISSERNLGDDWWYYDVSLLSLPLFKRLISSVESKGMKSESVAACLIYYLRRFLPLMHRQSSFTDTSHATIPTTSDADQRAVLEEIVELIPNKRGVTSSRNLFRLLRTAMILQASPSCRENLEKRVGAQLDQVAGVDLLIPNRVYSVETIYDVDCVQRIVDHFMSIYQPGSLSASPLIPEAGGADTLTPMTMVANLVDGYLAEVASDANLSLTQFQALGVAIPDYARPLDDGIYHAIDIYLKVHPWLTDSEREQLCRLMNCQKLSLEASTHAAQNERLPLRVIVQVLFFEQLRLRTSISGWFFVSENLDSSQNPSGRLGLPRTGGGAYQLDSAEETESVREHLKDLEKECSTIRKDLQKLTKTKKSWSIFPKRFGFRRKSECCNPKESNSCDVKTQPSNVNENPKNESS, via the exons ATGTTACCATTGAAGTTGGTGAAATTTCTTTTCTCCTCCACAAG AAGTGGCCTACTGAAGAAACTCATTGCAGAGTGCTCGGATGGATCAAGTTGTGTTTTGCAGCTTCATGATATCCCTGGTGGATCTATAACATTCGAGCTCATCGCCAAGTTTTGCTACGGTATCAAAATAGAAGTCACAGCATTGAATGTAGTCCCCCTCAGGTGTTCAGCTGAGTACCTCCAAATGACTGAAAGCTACAGCGAAGGGAACCTTATTAGACTAACAGAGTCTTTTCTCAATGAAGTTTTCAGCAATTGGCCAGATTCCATAAAAGTCCTTGAAACATGTGAGAAAGTGCTACCCTTTGCAGAGGATCTCCGCATAGTATCAAGATGCATTGATTCCGTGGCTATGAAGGCTTGTTCAGATCCCGAGTTATTAAATTGGCCTGTGACACGACGAAATAGCAATGAAAACAATTCTGCAGAAAGTGTGTTGTGGAATGGAATTTCTTCTGAGAGGAATCTAGGTGATGATTGGTGGTACTATGATGTGTCTTTGTTAAGTCTGCCCCTatttaaaagattgatttcgtCCGTTGAATCAAAGGGAATGAAATCTGAGAGTGTTGCAGCATGTCTCATATATTATCTTAGGAGGTTTCTCCCCTTGATGCATAGGCAATCAAGCTTCACTGACACAAGTCATGCAACCATTCCTACAACTTCTGATGCAGATCAAAGGGCTGTGCTGGAAGAAATTGTGGAGTTAATTCCAAATAAGAGGGGTGTCACATCGTCAAGGAACCTTTTCAGGCTTCTCCGAACCGCAATGATATTACAGGCAAGTCCATCATGCAGAGAGAATTTGGAGAAAAGGGTAGGAGCTCAGCTAGACCAGGTTGCAGGTGTAGATCTTCTCATTCCAAATAGGGTATACTCGGTTGAGACCATTTATGATGTAGACTGCGTTCAGAGGATTGTTGATCATTTCATGTCTATATACCAGCCTGGATCATTATCAGCTTCTCCATTGATACCAGAAGCAGGGGGGGCTGATACATTGACGCCTATGACAATGGTTGCAAATTTGGTAGATGGATATCTTGCTGAAGTGGCTTCAGATGCTAATTTGAGCTTGACTCAGTTTCAGGCACTTGGTGTTGCAATTCCAGATTATGCTAGGCCACTTGATGACGGTATATACCACGCAATAGATATATACCTTAAG GTACATCCATGGCTAACAGATTCGGAACGGGAGCAATTATGCAGACTGATGAACTGCCAGAAGCTCTCATTGGAAGCGAGCACTCACGCAGCGCAAAATGAGAGATTGCCTCTCCGAGTGATTGTTCAAGTCCTATTTTTCGAACAGCTTAGACTTCGCACATCAATATCTGGTTGGTTCTTTGTTTCTGAAAATCTTGACAGTTCACAAAACCCAAGTGGAAGACTTGGCCTCCCGAGGACTGGTGGTGGTGCTTATCAACTGGACTCCGCGGAGGAAACAGAAAGTGTGAGGGAACATCTTAAGGATCTGGAGAAGGAATGCTCAACCATTCGAAAAGATCTGCAGAAGCTGACAAAGACTAAGAAAAGTTGGAGCATTTTCCCAAAGAGGTTTGGCTTTAGAAGAAAGTCAGAGTGTTGCAATCCAAAAGAATCAAATAGCTGCGATGTAAAGACACAGCCATCCAATGTGAATGAAAATCCAAAAAATGAAAGTAGTTGA
- the LOC130723953 gene encoding BTB/POZ domain-containing protein At5g03250-like isoform X1, translating to MASMKLGSKPESAFYREGQTWVCTTGLPSDVTIEVGEISFLLHKFPLLSRSGLLKKLIAECSDGSSCVLQLHDIPGGSITFELIAKFCYGIKIEVTALNVVPLRCSAEYLQMTESYSEGNLIRLTESFLNEVFSNWPDSIKVLETCEKVLPFAEDLRIVSRCIDSVAMKACSDPELLNWPVTRRNSNENNSAESVLWNGISSERNLGDDWWYYDVSLLSLPLFKRLISSVESKGMKSESVAACLIYYLRRFLPLMHRQSSFTDTSHATIPTTSDADQRAVLEEIVELIPNKRGVTSSRNLFRLLRTAMILQASPSCRENLEKRVGAQLDQVAGVDLLIPNRVYSVETIYDVDCVQRIVDHFMSIYQPGSLSASPLIPEAGGADTLTPMTMVANLVDGYLAEVASDANLSLTQFQALGVAIPDYARPLDDGIYHAIDIYLKVHPWLTDSEREQLCRLMNCQKLSLEASTHAAQNERLPLRVIVQVLFFEQLRLRTSISGWFFVSENLDSSQNPSGRLGLPRTGGGAYQLDSAEETESVREHLKDLEKECSTIRKDLQKLTKTKKSWSIFPKRFGFRRKSECCNPKESNSCDVKTQPSNVNENPKNESS from the exons ATGGCATCCATGAAGCTAGGATCAAAGCCTGAAAGCGCTTTTTATCGTGAAGGCCAAACTTG GGTTTGTACAACTGGACTTCCAAGTGATGTTACCATTGAAGTTGGTGAAATTTCTTTTCTCCTCCACAAG TTTCCATTGCTTTCTAGAAGTGGCCTACTGAAGAAACTCATTGCAGAGTGCTCGGATGGATCAAGTTGTGTTTTGCAGCTTCATGATATCCCTGGTGGATCTATAACATTCGAGCTCATCGCCAAGTTTTGCTACGGTATCAAAATAGAAGTCACAGCATTGAATGTAGTCCCCCTCAGGTGTTCAGCTGAGTACCTCCAAATGACTGAAAGCTACAGCGAAGGGAACCTTATTAGACTAACAGAGTCTTTTCTCAATGAAGTTTTCAGCAATTGGCCAGATTCCATAAAAGTCCTTGAAACATGTGAGAAAGTGCTACCCTTTGCAGAGGATCTCCGCATAGTATCAAGATGCATTGATTCCGTGGCTATGAAGGCTTGTTCAGATCCCGAGTTATTAAATTGGCCTGTGACACGACGAAATAGCAATGAAAACAATTCTGCAGAAAGTGTGTTGTGGAATGGAATTTCTTCTGAGAGGAATCTAGGTGATGATTGGTGGTACTATGATGTGTCTTTGTTAAGTCTGCCCCTatttaaaagattgatttcgtCCGTTGAATCAAAGGGAATGAAATCTGAGAGTGTTGCAGCATGTCTCATATATTATCTTAGGAGGTTTCTCCCCTTGATGCATAGGCAATCAAGCTTCACTGACACAAGTCATGCAACCATTCCTACAACTTCTGATGCAGATCAAAGGGCTGTGCTGGAAGAAATTGTGGAGTTAATTCCAAATAAGAGGGGTGTCACATCGTCAAGGAACCTTTTCAGGCTTCTCCGAACCGCAATGATATTACAGGCAAGTCCATCATGCAGAGAGAATTTGGAGAAAAGGGTAGGAGCTCAGCTAGACCAGGTTGCAGGTGTAGATCTTCTCATTCCAAATAGGGTATACTCGGTTGAGACCATTTATGATGTAGACTGCGTTCAGAGGATTGTTGATCATTTCATGTCTATATACCAGCCTGGATCATTATCAGCTTCTCCATTGATACCAGAAGCAGGGGGGGCTGATACATTGACGCCTATGACAATGGTTGCAAATTTGGTAGATGGATATCTTGCTGAAGTGGCTTCAGATGCTAATTTGAGCTTGACTCAGTTTCAGGCACTTGGTGTTGCAATTCCAGATTATGCTAGGCCACTTGATGACGGTATATACCACGCAATAGATATATACCTTAAG GTACATCCATGGCTAACAGATTCGGAACGGGAGCAATTATGCAGACTGATGAACTGCCAGAAGCTCTCATTGGAAGCGAGCACTCACGCAGCGCAAAATGAGAGATTGCCTCTCCGAGTGATTGTTCAAGTCCTATTTTTCGAACAGCTTAGACTTCGCACATCAATATCTGGTTGGTTCTTTGTTTCTGAAAATCTTGACAGTTCACAAAACCCAAGTGGAAGACTTGGCCTCCCGAGGACTGGTGGTGGTGCTTATCAACTGGACTCCGCGGAGGAAACAGAAAGTGTGAGGGAACATCTTAAGGATCTGGAGAAGGAATGCTCAACCATTCGAAAAGATCTGCAGAAGCTGACAAAGACTAAGAAAAGTTGGAGCATTTTCCCAAAGAGGTTTGGCTTTAGAAGAAAGTCAGAGTGTTGCAATCCAAAAGAATCAAATAGCTGCGATGTAAAGACACAGCCATCCAATGTGAATGAAAATCCAAAAAATGAAAGTAGTTGA
- the LOC130724261 gene encoding protein PLASTID TRANSCRIPTIONALLY ACTIVE 12, chloroplastic, whose product MASIQANLVPNLSFNHFQTPSSSYLVGVGNLQCRVGFSKSRRRLPSHICIKCCEKKKDEYTELEHVSVERPPYYSYMDSTSGQLEPASGARSSLPEEDLWPEGTVNQVRAGRAPPPTGESSGTPSYGSKPGSRRKKGRTSISASSDDGSSSEAVAESTDTALLEVSVEEPFEDDSPDSSSSDYVVYQSEPVEEEASEFDLDKRLGVPHPFVDPKIKKPIEGTLTSEELWWNWRKPEKEQWSRWQRRRPDVETVFLKAMAETGQVKLYGEEPTLTECALYRARRHLYKEERLQAEQERLERIGPMAYYSEWVKVWKGDTSREAIQKHFEDTGEDENTQLIEMFSHQTAEEYRIMMGTDLRIPRDPLAMRMREDQIKQIWGGDPVYPTVNYIQDPDVVIDFRGPDFHEPTPDMLAYLKEHGKIISREELDKILAKEKNEQVELTDMDEAMAKAVDIGENDDEEDSELDEEEGDGEEEEEKIDRKWSVLKTTPQPRKSKAKPKKDGPMSLEEAVDDSENLTDFLLDFEEEE is encoded by the exons ATGGCTTCCATTCAAGCCAATCTTGTTCCCAACTTGTCCTTCAACCATTTCCAG acaccatcatcatcataccTGGTAGGTGTTGGTAATTTGCAATGTAGAGTTGGTTTCAGCAAGTCAAGGAGGAGGCTTCCTTCTCATATTTGTATAAAGTGTtgtgaaaaaaagaaagatgaaTATACTGAGCTTGAGCATGTATCAGTTGAACGTCCACCCTATTACAGTTACATGGACTCCACCTCCGGTCAGCTTGAGCCGGCTTCCGGTGCTCGGTCCAGTCTTCCTGAAGAAGACTTATGGCCTGAAGGAACTGTTAATCAAGTCAGGGCTGGTAGAGCACCTCCTCCGACTGGTGAATCGTCAGGAACGCCGTCTTATGGAAGCAAGCCTGGGAGTAGGAGGAAGAAGGGCAGAACTTCTATTTCTGCTTCTTCTGATGATGGTTCTTCCTCTGAGGCTGTTGCTGAATCAACTGACACTGCGCTGCTTGAGGTTTCGGTTGAAGAACCCTTCGAGGATGACTCTCCGGATTCCTCGTCATCTGACTATGTTGTTTATCAGTCTGAACCCGTGGAAGAAGAGGCGTCTGAGTTCGACCTTGATAAGAGGCTTGGAGTTCCTCATCCATTTGTTGATCCGAAAATCAAAAAGCCGATAGAGGGAACACTTACAAGTGAAGAACTGTGGTGGAATTGGAGGAAGCCAGAGAAAGAGCAATGGTCCAGATGGCAAAGGAGGAGACCTGATGTTGAAACG GTTTTCCTGAAAGCCATGGCAGAAACTGGGCAAGTAAAGCTTTATGGTGAAGAGCCAACATTAACTGAATGTGCTCTTTACCGAGCAAGGCGCCATCTTTATAAGGAAGAAAG GCTTCAGGCTGAGCAAGAGAGACTGGAAAGGATTGGTCCAATGGCATACTATTCAGAATGGGTAAAAGTATGGAAGGGAGACACATCTCGCGAAGCTATTCAGAAGCACTTTGAAGACACCGGTGAAGATGAAAATACTCAACTAATTGAAATGTTTTCCCACCAAACTGCCGAGGAGTATCGCATTATGATGGGAACTGATCTTCGTATTCCTAGGGATCCTTTAGCAATGCGAATGAGGGAGGATCAGATAAAGCAAA TATGGGGTGGAGATCCGGTTTACCCAACTGTGAACTATATTCAAGATCCAGATGTAGTGATTGACTTTAGGGGGCCAGATTTTCATGAACCGACACCAGATATGTTAGCTTATCTGAAGGAG CATGGAAAAATCATTTCAAGGGAGGAACTTGACAAGATTCTGGCAAAGGAAAAGAATGAACAAGTTGAG TTGACAGACATGGATGAAGCTATGGCCAAAGCCGTTGATattggtgaaaatgat GATGAAGAGGATAGTGAGCTTGATGAGGAAGAGGGAGatggagaggaagaggaagagaagattGATCGTAAATGGAGTGTATTGAAAACTACTCCCCAGCCTCGCAAGTCAAAG GCAAAACCCAAGAAAGATGGTCCTATGTCCCTGGAGGAAGCTGTAGACGATTCTGAAAACTTGACTGATTTCCTCTTGGActttgaagaagaagagtga